A region from the Agarivorans sp. Alg241-V36 genome encodes:
- the fadI gene encoding acetyl-CoA C-acyltransferase FadI yields the protein MHQQQSLQTANGSRIAVVAGLRTPFARQSTAYQDVPAVDLGKMVVNELIKRVDLDVKEIQQLVFGQVVQMPAAPNIAREIVLGTPLDVSTDAYSVSRACATSFQAAVNVVESIMAGTIDCGIAGGADSSSVLPIGVSKKLARSLLDLSKARSAGQRWNIIKKLRIKDLVPVPPAVAEYSTGISMGQTAEQMAKSHGIKRADQDKLAARSHRLAHQAWEEGKLDDEVMTAYPEPFKTSISRDNNVRGDSSEEKLAKLKPVFDRKHGSVTAANATPLTDGAAAVLLMREDKAKEQGLPILGYIKSYAFAGIDVWEDMLMGPSYATPIALDRAGITLQDLDLIEMHEAFAAQTLANVKMFASDEFAQSIGRDKALGEIDMEKFNVMGSSIAYGHPFAATGARMITQMLNELRRRGGGLGLTTACAAGGLGAAMVLEVE from the coding sequence ATGCACCAACAACAATCTTTACAAACCGCGAATGGCTCACGCATAGCAGTAGTTGCTGGATTGCGTACCCCATTTGCTCGTCAATCTACTGCTTATCAGGATGTTCCTGCTGTCGACCTCGGCAAAATGGTGGTAAATGAATTAATTAAACGCGTAGACCTCGACGTGAAAGAAATTCAGCAATTGGTTTTTGGTCAAGTAGTTCAAATGCCTGCTGCTCCCAACATTGCCCGCGAAATTGTACTAGGCACGCCACTAGACGTATCTACCGATGCTTACAGTGTGTCTCGTGCCTGTGCAACGAGCTTTCAAGCCGCGGTTAACGTGGTTGAGTCAATCATGGCTGGCACCATTGATTGTGGTATTGCCGGTGGCGCAGATTCATCGTCAGTGCTACCTATTGGTGTAAGTAAAAAACTTGCTCGCAGTTTGCTAGACCTATCTAAAGCACGTAGCGCTGGGCAACGTTGGAATATCATTAAAAAGTTAAGAATTAAAGACTTGGTGCCGGTACCACCGGCAGTGGCGGAGTATTCTACCGGTATCTCCATGGGGCAAACCGCCGAGCAAATGGCCAAAAGCCATGGCATTAAACGCGCCGACCAAGATAAGTTAGCAGCGCGCTCGCATCGTTTAGCTCATCAAGCTTGGGAAGAAGGCAAGCTAGACGATGAAGTGATGACTGCCTACCCAGAGCCTTTTAAAACCTCAATTAGCCGCGACAACAATGTTCGTGGTGATTCAAGCGAAGAGAAATTGGCCAAGTTAAAGCCGGTGTTTGATCGCAAACATGGCTCGGTCACTGCGGCAAACGCCACTCCGCTTACCGACGGTGCGGCCGCGGTCTTGCTAATGCGTGAAGACAAAGCCAAAGAGCAAGGTTTACCGATTTTAGGCTACATAAAAAGTTATGCCTTTGCCGGTATCGACGTGTGGGAAGACATGTTAATGGGGCCTTCTTATGCCACGCCTATCGCATTAGACCGCGCGGGTATTACTCTGCAAGATTTAGATTTAATTGAAATGCACGAAGCCTTTGCTGCGCAAACCTTAGCCAATGTAAAGATGTTTGCCAGTGATGAGTTTGCACAATCCATTGGCCGAGACAAGGCCTTGGGTGAAATTGACATGGAGAAGTTCAACGTAATGGGTAGCTCAATTGCTTATGGTCACCCCTTTGCTGCCACCGGCGCACGAATGATTACGCAAATGCTTAATGAGCTTCGTCGTCGCGGTGGTGGACTAGGTTTAACCACGGCCTGCGCGGCAGGTGGTTTGGGTGCGGCCATGGTTTTGGAGGTTGAGTAA